Proteins co-encoded in one Flavobacterium sp. M31R6 genomic window:
- a CDS encoding helix-turn-helix domain-containing protein yields MQNNAILVENLSIEKLAQLIDKSVKEGIQQFNEEFRKKENSEELLTREETCQFFKIDSSTLWAWTNSGKVKAHGIGSRRYYKRSELLECLTLLKK; encoded by the coding sequence ATGCAAAACAATGCAATCTTAGTCGAAAATTTATCAATTGAAAAGTTAGCACAACTTATTGATAAATCAGTTAAAGAAGGAATTCAACAATTCAATGAAGAGTTTCGTAAAAAAGAAAATTCCGAAGAACTCCTTACAAGAGAAGAAACTTGTCAGTTTTTTAAAATTGATAGCAGTACATTATGGGCATGGACTAATAGCGGAAAAGTTAAAGCCCATGGTATAGGTTCTCGACGTTACTATAAACGTAGTGAGTTGCTAGAATGCCTAACCTTATTAAAAAAATAA
- a CDS encoding helix-turn-helix domain-containing protein encodes MNTIADFVKKRRKQAGLTQEEFAMKAGVALTVVRKIEQGKDNLSLSGVNQVLKMFGHVLGPVNERELFKNEE; translated from the coding sequence ATGAATACAATAGCAGATTTTGTAAAGAAGAGACGAAAACAAGCAGGGCTTACGCAAGAAGAATTTGCCATGAAAGCTGGTGTAGCATTGACCGTTGTCCGAAAGATTGAACAAGGTAAGGACAATTTAAGTTTATCTGGAGTAAATCAGGTACTGAAAATGTTTGGGCACGTTTTAGGTCCCGTAAATGAGAGAGAATTATTTAAAAATGAGGAGTAA
- a CDS encoding phage integrase SAM-like domain-containing protein, translated as MASINLIVQSTKSPAVIYIRLRDGRNIDLKAKTNYHIDPLNWDQSEQRPIKKVRKDIDFANLDTDLKDLKNGLLKEYNNSKGVKIIDNQWINDYINPPKEAEIYSNKLIDYIDIFIAFRKQDVKASTITKCNGIKHLLMRYQEYTKTVLHIRDIDVKFKMDFEKYCLSKKYAPNTIARNIRFIKTFCRHAKSNGVETNYQLDNIKAKYHKVDNIYLTEEEISKIVNIPIKDLSEGIENARDWLLISCYCGQRVSDFLRFDKSMIRYEKNKQGVLTPLIEFTQMKTDKLMTIPLSPKVIEIMKKYDGNFPKKISDQKYNIHIKKVCEIAKINELIIGTKFDHEIKIKVEKEYQKWELVSSHIGRRSFASNNYGTVPTSFLMYMTGHTTEAMFLTYIGKSNKDIAMELANYF; from the coding sequence ATGGCTTCAATTAACCTTATAGTTCAAAGTACAAAAAGTCCTGCAGTTATCTACATCCGTTTACGAGACGGCAGAAATATAGATCTAAAGGCAAAAACTAATTATCATATTGATCCTTTAAATTGGGATCAATCAGAGCAAAGACCAATAAAAAAAGTTAGAAAAGATATTGATTTTGCAAACTTAGATACTGACTTAAAAGATTTGAAAAATGGATTACTAAAAGAATATAATAACAGTAAAGGTGTTAAGATTATTGACAATCAATGGATTAATGACTATATAAATCCACCAAAGGAAGCCGAAATCTATTCAAATAAACTGATTGATTATATTGATATATTTATTGCTTTTAGAAAACAAGATGTAAAAGCTAGTACAATAACTAAATGTAATGGAATTAAACATTTATTAATGCGCTACCAAGAATATACTAAGACAGTTCTACATATCCGAGATATTGATGTCAAATTCAAAATGGACTTTGAAAAGTACTGTTTGAGTAAAAAATATGCTCCTAATACTATAGCAAGGAATATTCGTTTTATAAAAACATTTTGTAGACACGCTAAGTCTAATGGAGTTGAAACTAATTATCAACTCGATAATATAAAAGCAAAATACCATAAGGTAGATAATATCTACCTTACTGAAGAAGAAATCTCAAAAATAGTAAATATTCCGATAAAGGATTTGTCTGAAGGTATAGAAAATGCTCGTGATTGGTTGTTAATAAGCTGTTATTGTGGGCAAAGAGTTTCTGATTTTTTGCGCTTTGATAAATCAATGATTAGATATGAAAAAAATAAACAAGGAGTATTAACGCCATTAATTGAGTTTACTCAAATGAAAACAGATAAACTAATGACAATACCATTAAGTCCTAAAGTCATAGAAATAATGAAGAAATATGATGGTAATTTCCCCAAAAAGATTTCCGATCAAAAGTATAATATACACATTAAAAAAGTCTGTGAAATTGCAAAAATAAATGAGTTGATAATAGGTACTAAATTTGACCACGAAATAAAAATAAAGGTGGAGAAAGAATATCAAAAGTGGGAATTAGTATCTTCGCATATTGGTAGAAGATCTTTTGCTTCCAATAATTATGGAACTGTTCCAACTTCATTTTTAATGTATATGACAGGACATACAACTGAAGCTATGTTTTTGACTTATATCGGAAAAAGTAATAAGGATATAGCAATGGAATTGGCGAATTATTTTTAA